GCAAGGCGCAGATCGCCGCCGGCAATTCCCTGCCCTATTCCGGGCGCGTGTTTTTTTCCGTGCGCGATTCGGACAAGCCGCAGGTTCCCGAAGTAACACGCCGCCTCCAGGAGCTCGGATTCACCGTCGTTTGCACCGGGGGCACCGCGGCGGTGGCCGAGGCCGCCGGGTTGTCCGTCGAGCGCGTGCACAAGGTTCACGAGGGCCGGCCGCACATCGTGGACGCGATCCTGAACCGCCAGATCGACCTCGTCATCAACACGACCTCCGATCCGCAGGCGATTCGCGACAGCCTGTCGATCCGCCGCAGCGCACTCGAATCGGGCATCCCGTATTTCACCACGATGCCCGAGGCGCACGCGGGCCTTCGCGCGCTCGCCGTGGGCGAGCCCGCCGAGTGGCCGGTGCGTTCGATTCAGGAGTACAACGCGGACCATCACGCCGAAACCGGAGCCCGAAGCGGGTAGGCGATGATTCGAATCGGCCTGGCCCAGTTCAACGCGCACGTGGGCGACATTCCCGGAAACGCGGGCCGCATCGCCGCGATCGTCAGGGACGCCGAAAAACGCCGTGTGGACGTGCTGTTGTTTCCCGAGCTGGCCGTGTCCGGCTATCCCCCCGAAGACCTGCTGCTGAAACCGCATTTCGTGCGCGCGTGCGAGGCGGCCGTTATCGATATCGCGCGCGCGTGCCGCCGTCTCGTTGCGATCGTCGGCGCGCCGATCCTGCGCGCGGACGTTCACAACGCGGCGTTCGTCCTGGCGGGCGGCGAGGTGGCGGGCGTGTATCGCAAAATCCATCTGCCGAATTACGGCGTGTTCGACGAGCGGCGCTACTTCGCGCCCGGGGACGAGGGACTCGTGCTCGCGGCCGGCGAGGCGCGCCTTGGCCTGACGGTGTGCGAGGATATCTGGATCGGCGACGGCCCCCACGTGGACGAAGCCCGCGCCGGCGCGCAGGCGATCCTGAACATCTCCGCCTCGCCCTTCCACGCGAAAAAAACTCAGAGCCGCGAGCAGATGCTCGCGCAGCGCGCGGCGGATCACGGCGCCTTCCTCGCATTCTGCAACCTCGTCGGCGGGCAGGACGAGCTGGTGTTCGACGGCGCTTCGTGCGTCATCGATCCGGACGGCCGCGTCATCGCGCGCGCACCGTGCTTCGCGGAGGCGTTGCTCATCGTGGATATCGATCCGCGCGAGTCGCCGCGCGGCCGACTGCGGGATCCGCGCCTGCGCGGCGGGCGGCGCGATTTGCAGCACGTCGAACGCCCTGTGGTAACGCGCGAGATCGCCTTTCCGGCGCCGCGTAAACGCGCGTCGGCGAAGCCGGCCGTCGCGCCGATCCCGGACGAAATCGACGTGACGCAGGCCGCGCTCGAGACGGGTCTTTCGGACTACGTGCGCAAGAACGGCTTCGCGAACGTGGTCATCGGGCTGTCCGGCGGCGTCGATTCGGCGTACGTGGCGGCGCTGGCGTGCCGCGCGCTTTCGCCCGAAAAGGTGCTCGGCGTCTTCATGCCCTCGCCGTATTCCTCCGGCGAAAGCCGCGCCGATGCGCGCCGCCTCGCGAAAAATCTGGGGATGCGCCTTGTGGAGATTCCGATTCACGAAGCGATGGAATCGTACGACGCGATGCTCGCCGGCATCTTCAAGCGAGCGCGCAAGGATCAGACCGAGGAGAACATCCAGGCGCGCATCCGCGGCATGTTGCTGATGGCGGTGTCGAACAAGCTCGGGCATCTGGTTCTCGCCACCGGCAACAAGAGCGAGATGAGCTGCGGCTACGCGACGCTCTACGGCGATATGTGCGGAGGATTCGCGCCGATCAAGGACGTGTCAAAAACGACGATCTACGCCTTGTGCGAACGCCTGAACGCGCGCGCGGGGCGCGACATGATCCCCGCGAACATCATCGAGAAAGCGCCGACGGCGGAGCTTCGCCCCGGCCAGCGCGACACCGACACGCTGCCGGAATACGCGGTGCTCGACCGCATCCTTTCGGCCTACGTCGAGGAAGAAAAATCGTACGGCGAAATCGTGGAGGCGGGCTTTGACGCGGACGTCGTCGCCAAGGTCATCCGCATGGTGAACGCCAGCGAATACAAAAGGCGGCAGGCCGCGCCGGGCATCAAGGTCACGCCGCTGGCGTTCGGAAAGGATCGCCGCCTGCCGATCACGAACGGCTACGCCGCCCTGGAGGTCGGCGCAAGGCCCGCGACGAAACCGAAGCGGCCCAAGAAGGCGGCCGATGCCTGACGCGCCGGACTTTTTCCTCGCGGGCGTCATGCAGGGATCGACGCTGGATGCCGCGCTCGTCTCGCAGGACTACCGCGAACGCGTGAAGGCGATCGTTGCGAATAAAACGCCCGGCCGCCGCGTGTATTGCCCGCTTTCCGGGCACGCCGGCAGTGTCGACTACGACAATGCGCGCGCGGCAACGGTGTTCCGCCAACACATCGAACTGGCGTGCCGTTCGGAGTTTCTCATCGCGTATCTGCCGGTCGCCAGCATGGGCACGGCGATCGAGGTCTGGGAATGCCGCCGCGCGGGCGTGCCGGTCATCGCCATCAGCCCGATGGCGCACAACTGGGTCGTGCGCCTGTTTTCGAACGTCGTCCTTGCCGACCTGGACGCTTTTGAGGCGTGGTTGTGCGAGGACGCGTTGCAGGATATGAAAAAGGGCACTCCCCGCAACGTGAGGGCCCATTCATGAATGCGAGCGTGTCCGCGGCGCCCCTGGCCGCGCAAGAGGAATCGAGCGTGATCGATCGCTTCGCGGTCGTGATGAACGTCAAGGCGCGCCGCGTGAAGGAGGCGACCATCCGCCTTGTCTCCTCGCATGTGCCGCCGGACGATCTATTCATCACCCGCACGATCGAGCAGTCCGACGATTGCCTGCGAGAGATCGTGCGCCGGCGCTATCCGCTCGTGTTCTGCGGCGGCGGCGACGGCACCGCGATGCGCATCATCGAACAACTGAGCAAACACGTTCGCGCGCTCGGCGACGCCACCGCGCGCCTGCCGCGCATCGGCATTCTCAAGCTCGGCACCGGCAACGCCTGGGCGGGGCTGGTCAAATCGCCGCCGGGCGCCCAGCCGATCGAGCGCGTCAAGCGCGGCGCGGCGCTCAAGTTCACTCCGTATTACATGGCCGAGTCCAACGGACGCCTGTCGCACATGGGCGGCGTTGGCATCGACGCGCTCGTCCTGAACGACTACTTCGTCATCAAGTCGCGTTTTCCGTCGGGCATCATGTGGCGGCTCGTCAACAGCGTTTTCGGATACCTCATCGCGATGTTCGGCCGCACGATCCCGGGGTTGCGCAAGACGGGCGGATCCGTGAACGTGCGCGTTTACAACGAGTCGGACGAGCCGGTTTATGGAATCGCGCACGACCAGGAGCCCTGGGAGCTGCCATTCAAGAAGGGCGATCTCATTCACGAGGGCCCGCTCAAGTGGATCGGCTGGGGCACCACGGAAAATTTCGGCTACAACATGCGCGTCTTCCCCTTCGCGACCGCCAAGCCCGGCTACATGAATCTGCGCCTGCTCGACACGCCGGTCGGGCGCCTTGTCCGAAACATTCCGCGCGTCTGGCGCGGCAGCTTCCGGGACGCGCGCCTGCAAGACCTTCTCGTGACAAAATTTCGCCTGGAAAGCGACGTCGATCTTCCCTTGCAACTTGGCGGCGACCCCGAAGGGTTCGTGCGTTCGATATCCCTTTCGGTGGTGGAGCCGCCGGTCGAGGTGCTTGATTTTCGGTGATCGATCAATACGGTCAGCCGTCTGCGGTCAGCTGTCAGCGGTCAACATTCGTGGAGAGGATTACGATGAAAACACGCCTGCCCCTGGTTTCGATTCTCGTTTCGGCCGTCGTTTTGACCGCCGTTTCGTTCGCCGTCGCGGCGCCGGAGTTTGTGCCAGTCCCTGACATCACCAAATACCTGACGCCGGAAAACCTGAAGGACCTGCAAAGCGGCGAGGTCGTCAAGGAAAACATGTTGGAGCAAAAGGAAGGCAAGGACTCCGGGCGCGGCATCGCGATCGTGCTCGTCAAGGCGCCGAAAGCGCAGGTGTTGAAAGCGCTTGACGACTTCGAGACCTTCCCCGAGTGGATGCCGAACACGAAAAAAACCAAAGTCGTGCGTCGCGACGGCGACCGCGTGGATGTTCTTTTCGAGCTGTCGATCGTCGGCAACAAGGTGAGCTATACGGTCATTCACGAAGTGAAACCGGAGGAAGGCTACATCCGCTGGCGCCTGGACGACGCGAAGCCGAAAAAGAACGTGGAAGACTCCGTCGGCGCCTGGGTGCTTCGCGAAAACGGCGACAATCAGACCATCGTCGCTTACACCGTGGCCGTCGATACCGGCATGTCCGTGCCCAAATTCATCCAGAACTGGTTGACGAAAAAAAGCCTGACGAGCGTCGTCAAGGCCGTGCGCGATCGCGTCGAGTCGATGCCGCCCCCGGCCGCGGATGCCGGGGAATGAGCCGGTTAAACAGGGTTTTCCGGAGACTTCGATGAAACGACCGCTCGTATTGCTCGTCGACGACGACATGGAATACCGCCGCACCCTCGAGGAGGTGCTGGAAGAAGAAGGCTATCTCGTCAAGGGCGTCGGCGACGGCA
The DNA window shown above is from bacterium and carries:
- a CDS encoding SRPBCC family protein; amino-acid sequence: MKTRLPLVSILVSAVVLTAVSFAVAAPEFVPVPDITKYLTPENLKDLQSGEVVKENMLEQKEGKDSGRGIAIVLVKAPKAQVLKALDDFETFPEWMPNTKKTKVVRRDGDRVDVLFELSIVGNKVSYTVIHEVKPEEGYIRWRLDDAKPKKNVEDSVGAWVLRENGDNQTIVAYTVAVDTGMSVPKFIQNWLTKKSLTSVVKAVRDRVESMPPPAADAGE
- a CDS encoding NAD+ synthase; this encodes MIRIGLAQFNAHVGDIPGNAGRIAAIVRDAEKRRVDVLLFPELAVSGYPPEDLLLKPHFVRACEAAVIDIARACRRLVAIVGAPILRADVHNAAFVLAGGEVAGVYRKIHLPNYGVFDERRYFAPGDEGLVLAAGEARLGLTVCEDIWIGDGPHVDEARAGAQAILNISASPFHAKKTQSREQMLAQRAADHGAFLAFCNLVGGQDELVFDGASCVIDPDGRVIARAPCFAEALLIVDIDPRESPRGRLRDPRLRGGRRDLQHVERPVVTREIAFPAPRKRASAKPAVAPIPDEIDVTQAALETGLSDYVRKNGFANVVIGLSGGVDSAYVAALACRALSPEKVLGVFMPSPYSSGESRADARRLAKNLGMRLVEIPIHEAMESYDAMLAGIFKRARKDQTEENIQARIRGMLLMAVSNKLGHLVLATGNKSEMSCGYATLYGDMCGGFAPIKDVSKTTIYALCERLNARAGRDMIPANIIEKAPTAELRPGQRDTDTLPEYAVLDRILSAYVEEEKSYGEIVEAGFDADVVAKVIRMVNASEYKRRQAAPGIKVTPLAFGKDRRLPITNGYAALEVGARPATKPKRPKKAADA